The following proteins come from a genomic window of Frankia casuarinae:
- a CDS encoding prephenate dehydratase — protein sequence MTARQRIAFQGERGANSHIACRDVYPDYDAVPYQTFDECFSALEEGEVDLAMIPVENSTAGRVADIHHLLPRPGVHIIGEYFLPIRHQLLGLPGVTLDEVKTVHSHPQALAQCREALRTLGLTAVAHADTAGAAREIAEAGDPARAAIASRLAAEAYGLQILQADLEDAEHNTTRFLILSGENLRAAAGVGPIVTTFFFKVHNRPAALYKALGGFATNGVNMTRLESYMVGGGFVATQFLADIEGSPEEPAVARAFEELSFYADHRILGVYRASRYRERISTGSGA from the coding sequence ACTACGACGCGGTCCCTTACCAGACCTTCGACGAGTGCTTCTCCGCGCTGGAGGAGGGTGAGGTGGACCTGGCGATGATCCCGGTGGAGAACTCCACCGCGGGTCGGGTCGCCGACATCCACCATCTGCTCCCCCGCCCCGGGGTGCACATCATCGGCGAGTACTTCCTGCCGATCCGTCACCAGCTGCTCGGCCTGCCCGGGGTGACCCTCGACGAGGTGAAGACGGTGCACAGCCATCCCCAGGCGCTGGCCCAGTGCCGGGAGGCGCTGCGCACGCTGGGTCTGACGGCGGTCGCCCACGCCGACACCGCCGGGGCCGCCCGGGAGATCGCCGAGGCCGGCGATCCGGCCAGGGCCGCGATCGCCTCCCGGCTCGCCGCCGAGGCGTACGGGCTGCAGATCCTCCAGGCCGATCTCGAGGACGCGGAGCACAACACGACGCGGTTCCTGATTCTGTCCGGCGAGAACCTGCGCGCGGCCGCCGGTGTCGGCCCGATCGTCACGACGTTCTTCTTCAAGGTACACAATCGGCCCGCCGCGCTCTACAAGGCCCTCGGCGGCTTTGCCACGAACGGGGTCAACATGACCCGCCTGGAAAGCTACATGGTGGGCGGGGGCTTCGTCGCCACCCAGTTCCTCGCCGACATCGAGGGCAGCCCGGAGGAGCCGGCCGTCGCCCGCGCCTTCGAGGAGCTGTCCTTCTACGCCGACCACCGCATCCTCGGCGTCTACCGGGCGAGCCGGTACCGGGAACGGATCAGCACCGGTTCCGGGGCCTGA
- the pglW gene encoding BREX system serine/threonine kinase PglW, with protein sequence MDDERWTQCTPSEYAWERAALSYLKAQLPTGDPYRAWANAEFLGSDGSVNEVDLLLVLPAGIVVLEIKSWSGVLVGDAGTWRQSHRAPVDNPVIGANRKARKLKSLLVSRPAMRGRRVPWVEGAVFLSDARLEIRLVPEGRAHVFGRHDQTQLPSFLDFARQPGRVDGELSNALARAVDQAGIRPSQRARTVGSLRLELPAFQEGVGWQDFLARNQRFPDDRPRRVRIYLASGVESVHQRDQLVRAAEREYLALRGIDYPGIAAPIDFVEHDLGPALVFPHDPELIRLDHFLQEHERELSFDDRLALLRVLAETMAYAHRRVLTHRGLSPRCVWVRRRSDRFALQITDWQTASRGSESTSGIPSTTGPATSTGGYVELADDAAAAYFAPEWSWGTAKGVTLDVFGVGAIAYRIFTGKPPAASSGELSRRLSEHNRLLLAEQVDAVSEELNKLVARATEADPEQRTRDMAAFLLDLDLVRERLAAIAEEAPVVVDPLEAEAGAELEGGFSVLGRLGRGSTALALLVERDGGRAVLKVSLDRDRDPRLVAEAETLRTLSEHPGVVQLLSDGVIDVGPRRALLITSAGERTLAQELRERGRLQPEWLQGWGDDLLEIVQHLQRAGLAHRDIKPDNLGVAERGGRGKKRQLVLFDFSLAKEPLEAIEAGTRPYLDPFLGRGERRRWDQAAERYAAAVTLYEMATARRPEYGTHGGHPSFVDADVAIEPELFDRSYATGLTEFFRRALHRDVRQRFDTAEDMRRAWNAILAEPASVVPQPPSARISRDTPIGAAGLSRPVLSVFERLSIDTVGGALDLSPAQVVWLPGIGTKTRQQLRADLDRLAGQVTSSPAERPTEPTLLDRVAAGLIPRATDRAVAEALLGLGEQGGNAWTSVRDAAKALDREQRTVRQAVARFERHWLALDGMRELRDTIVKVVESVGGVASARHCAAALLDFQGSTVEEPLRSRLAEAVVRAAIDAELADDSPRDDTTHDTTHDASGGSEMGGDPRLVYSREPNGILVAAGPARAGDGPSTADRLDWASRLGGAADDLAGADPLPAPARVIETLRAVRAPGDTDPSLIFPERLLDVAMIASENAAVTPRLEVYPRGLDAGRALRLAAGALYGRTELTPEQVAERIIVRFPHAGALPGRPELDALLDAAGVPLCWDDEKKRYVTRRIEVTGLTSLVTSRGTRPRWSTGAGAAWTTMGWRRVSDEVLAADDRLTRSLVDGGWLVLSVPPRRLARAERCLAAQDVTVVDAEQALLAGMREFCAQHRVQWSIVLAADAADRSSRDWANLSRVAQAGLAGVRASIEAAGPAVLITNAGVVARYDPALVVLDELRASVRMTTETSPVRTVWLLVPWADVDKQPLLDGGAPVPQFGNQGLALSEEWIVRHESRLADGAEGGAA encoded by the coding sequence TTGGACGATGAGCGCTGGACGCAGTGCACACCGTCCGAGTACGCCTGGGAGCGTGCGGCCCTGTCCTATCTCAAGGCGCAGCTACCAACCGGGGATCCCTACCGGGCTTGGGCGAACGCCGAGTTTCTCGGGTCCGACGGTTCCGTCAACGAGGTCGACCTGCTTCTCGTCCTGCCGGCGGGCATCGTCGTGCTGGAGATCAAGTCCTGGTCCGGTGTCCTCGTGGGAGACGCGGGCACCTGGCGTCAGAGCCACCGCGCCCCGGTCGACAACCCCGTCATCGGAGCAAACCGCAAGGCCCGCAAACTGAAGTCGCTGCTGGTTTCCCGGCCGGCGATGCGGGGCCGACGGGTGCCATGGGTGGAGGGCGCGGTATTCCTGAGCGACGCGCGGCTGGAGATCCGCCTTGTCCCAGAAGGCCGGGCGCACGTCTTCGGACGGCATGACCAGACCCAGCTGCCGAGTTTCCTGGACTTCGCGCGGCAGCCCGGCCGGGTGGACGGCGAGCTCAGTAATGCCCTGGCCCGGGCCGTCGACCAGGCCGGAATCCGCCCGTCCCAGCGGGCGCGGACCGTCGGCAGCCTTCGCCTGGAGCTGCCCGCCTTCCAGGAGGGCGTCGGCTGGCAGGACTTCCTCGCCCGCAACCAGCGGTTTCCCGACGACCGGCCGCGGCGGGTGCGGATCTATCTGGCCAGTGGTGTGGAGTCGGTGCACCAGCGTGACCAGCTCGTGCGGGCCGCCGAGCGGGAGTACCTCGCACTACGCGGCATCGACTATCCGGGGATCGCGGCGCCGATCGACTTCGTCGAGCACGATCTGGGCCCCGCGCTCGTCTTTCCCCACGATCCCGAGCTGATCCGGCTGGACCATTTCCTCCAAGAACACGAACGCGAGCTGTCCTTCGACGATCGGTTGGCACTGCTGCGCGTCCTTGCCGAGACCATGGCCTACGCCCACCGGCGGGTGCTGACGCACCGGGGCCTGAGCCCGCGATGCGTCTGGGTTCGGCGCCGGTCCGACCGCTTCGCCCTCCAGATCACGGACTGGCAGACGGCCTCCCGCGGCTCCGAATCGACGTCAGGGATACCGAGCACCACCGGCCCGGCCACGTCGACGGGGGGCTACGTCGAACTGGCCGACGACGCCGCCGCGGCCTACTTCGCACCCGAGTGGAGCTGGGGCACGGCGAAGGGGGTCACCCTCGACGTCTTCGGGGTCGGCGCCATCGCCTACCGGATCTTCACCGGGAAACCCCCCGCGGCCTCATCCGGGGAGCTCAGCCGACGTCTGTCCGAACACAACCGACTGTTACTCGCCGAACAGGTTGATGCCGTCTCCGAGGAGCTCAACAAGCTCGTCGCCCGGGCGACCGAGGCCGACCCGGAGCAACGCACCCGGGACATGGCCGCGTTCCTGCTCGATCTCGACCTGGTTCGGGAACGGCTGGCCGCCATCGCGGAGGAGGCACCGGTTGTCGTTGATCCCCTGGAGGCCGAGGCCGGCGCCGAACTGGAGGGCGGATTTTCGGTCCTCGGCCGGCTGGGCCGCGGCTCGACGGCGCTCGCTCTGCTCGTCGAGCGGGACGGCGGGCGCGCGGTTCTCAAGGTGTCGTTGGACCGAGACAGGGATCCGCGGTTGGTCGCCGAGGCCGAGACGCTGCGCACCCTCAGCGAGCATCCCGGTGTCGTGCAGCTGCTGAGCGACGGCGTGATCGACGTCGGCCCACGCCGGGCCCTGTTGATCACTTCAGCCGGGGAACGCACCCTCGCCCAGGAGCTACGCGAGCGAGGCCGACTACAACCGGAATGGCTCCAGGGGTGGGGCGACGACCTGCTGGAGATCGTCCAGCATCTACAGCGGGCCGGGCTGGCGCATCGCGACATCAAGCCGGACAACCTCGGCGTCGCCGAACGTGGCGGCAGGGGCAAGAAGCGGCAGCTCGTCCTGTTCGACTTCTCCCTGGCGAAGGAGCCGTTGGAGGCCATCGAAGCCGGCACCCGCCCGTACCTCGACCCGTTCCTCGGCCGCGGCGAGCGCCGCCGATGGGATCAGGCTGCCGAGCGATACGCCGCGGCGGTGACGCTCTACGAGATGGCGACCGCACGCCGGCCCGAGTACGGAACCCATGGCGGGCATCCGAGTTTCGTCGACGCCGACGTGGCGATCGAACCCGAGCTGTTCGACCGGTCGTACGCGACCGGTCTCACCGAGTTCTTCCGCCGAGCGCTGCACCGGGACGTCAGACAGCGCTTCGACACCGCGGAGGACATGCGCCGCGCCTGGAACGCGATCCTGGCCGAACCGGCCAGCGTGGTCCCGCAGCCGCCCTCCGCGCGCATCAGCCGGGACACGCCCATCGGCGCCGCCGGTCTGTCCCGCCCGGTGCTGTCGGTGTTCGAACGGCTGTCGATCGATACGGTGGGCGGCGCGCTCGACCTGTCGCCCGCCCAGGTCGTCTGGCTGCCCGGCATCGGTACGAAGACCCGCCAGCAGTTGCGTGCGGACCTGGACCGGCTGGCCGGCCAGGTCACCTCCTCCCCGGCCGAGCGGCCCACCGAGCCGACGCTCCTCGACCGCGTCGCCGCCGGGCTCATCCCCCGCGCGACCGACCGGGCCGTCGCCGAAGCCCTGCTCGGCCTCGGCGAGCAGGGCGGCAACGCATGGACGAGCGTGCGCGACGCGGCCAAGGCCCTTGACCGCGAGCAACGTACCGTCCGGCAGGCGGTAGCCAGGTTCGAGCGGCATTGGCTGGCCCTCGACGGGATGCGAGAGCTGCGGGACACCATCGTCAAGGTCGTCGAGTCGGTCGGTGGGGTCGCCTCCGCCCGGCACTGCGCGGCGGCCCTGCTCGACTTTCAGGGCAGCACGGTGGAGGAACCGCTGCGCTCCCGGCTCGCCGAGGCCGTCGTACGCGCGGCGATCGATGCCGAGCTGGCCGACGACTCCCCCCGCGACGACACCACTCACGACACCACCCACGACGCCTCCGGCGGTTCCGAGATGGGTGGCGATCCACGGCTGGTGTACAGCCGAGAGCCCAACGGCATCCTCGTCGCCGCCGGCCCCGCGCGCGCCGGGGACGGGCCCTCCACCGCCGATCGGTTGGACTGGGCCTCCCGGCTCGGCGGCGCGGCCGACGACCTCGCCGGCGCGGACCCGCTGCCGGCTCCGGCTCGGGTCATCGAGACGTTGCGCGCCGTCCGCGCCCCCGGCGACACCGACCCCTCCCTGATCTTCCCCGAACGGCTCCTCGACGTCGCCATGATCGCCTCCGAGAACGCCGCGGTGACGCCGCGCCTGGAGGTCTACCCGCGAGGCCTCGACGCGGGACGGGCGCTGCGGCTGGCCGCCGGGGCGCTGTACGGCCGCACGGAGCTGACCCCCGAGCAGGTGGCCGAGCGGATCATCGTGCGGTTCCCGCACGCGGGCGCGCTGCCCGGCCGTCCCGAGCTGGACGCCCTGCTCGACGCGGCCGGGGTGCCGCTGTGCTGGGACGACGAGAAAAAGCGGTACGTGACCCGCCGCATCGAGGTGACCGGGCTCACCTCCCTGGTCACCTCCCGTGGAACCAGGCCGCGCTGGAGCACCGGCGCGGGCGCCGCCTGGACGACAATGGGATGGCGCCGGGTCTCCGACGAGGTGCTGGCCGCGGATGACCGGCTCACCCGTTCGCTGGTGGACGGCGGCTGGCTGGTGCTGTCGGTGCCGCCGCGGCGACTCGCCCGGGCCGAACGCTGCCTGGCCGCGCAGGATGTCACCGTTGTCGACGCGGAACAAGCCCTGCTCGCGGGGATGCGGGAGTTCTGCGCCCAGCACCGGGTGCAGTGGTCGATCGTCCTGGCGGCCGAC